From Pseudanabaena sp. PCC 6802, one genomic window encodes:
- a CDS encoding Uma2 family endonuclease, whose protein sequence is MTVSSQPKLNPIIEYLEEDFEPMPEGDKQRRNLSYTTESLKVWFESQENVYVSGNLFIYYEEGNPDKKVAPDTFVVFGSNKSDRTSYKLWLENNKVPDFVLEITSKGTVSKDRDDNPLLYRTLGVKEYFQYDPMGEYLKPASLKGLRLEDGKYVEIVSRTLPDGVFSLHSETLGLDLHLYPDRRFRFYDPKSSQTLRSLGESERERSLAEAKVKRLADRLKALGIDPDSI, encoded by the coding sequence ATGACAGTCTCTAGTCAACCCAAGCTAAACCCTATAATAGAATACCTGGAAGAGGACTTTGAGCCAATGCCAGAAGGCGATAAACAAAGACGTAATCTCAGCTATACAACTGAATCACTCAAAGTTTGGTTCGAGTCACAAGAGAATGTCTATGTTTCAGGCAATTTGTTTATCTATTATGAAGAAGGCAACCCTGACAAAAAGGTGGCACCGGACACGTTTGTAGTATTTGGTAGTAATAAGTCAGATCGCACCAGTTACAAGCTATGGCTAGAGAACAACAAAGTACCGGATTTTGTTTTAGAAATCACTTCTAAAGGGACTGTCAGCAAAGACCGAGATGATAACCCATTGCTCTATCGAACTTTAGGGGTGAAAGAATACTTTCAGTATGACCCGATGGGGGAGTATTTGAAACCAGCATCGTTGAAAGGATTGCGGCTGGAGGATGGGAAGTATGTAGAGATTGTATCTCGGACTTTGCCTGATGGAGTTTTTTCACTGCATAGCGAGACATTAGGATTAGATCTGCACTTATATCCAGATCGGCGGTTTCGTTTTTACGACCCCAAGTCAAGTCAGACTTTACGATCGCTTGGAGAATCCGAACGAGAGCGATCGCTCGCAGAAGCAAAGGTTAAAAGATTGGCCGATCGCCTGAAAGCTCTCGGTATCGATCCTGACAGCATTTAG
- a CDS encoding GNAT family N-acetyltransferase, which yields MPQSSPSYTTTWIDSVSKVAPEVWNALAKPLKTPFFEWEWLTNLESSGSASAQQGWLPHHLLVWAGNDLAAIAPLYLKGHSYGEFVFDHQWADLAHRLGIEYYPKLLGMAPFTPAEGYRFLMLPDRPDEDKLIDLIVSEIDRFCDRQNISSCHFLYIDPEWKSKLESRGYTAWLHHSYIWENQRFSNFDDYLKNFNANQRRNIKRERKAVNNAGLTMRVYTGDGIPHHLFSFMYDLYSDTCDKFGWWGSKYLNRKFFEQLEHSFRDRVVFVAAEAEGISKPVGMSFCIRKGDRLYGRYWGCMQEIECLHFDACYYTPIDWAIAEGIQVFDPGAGGRHKKRRGFPALPNYSLHRFYRPRLRQILLPHIHEVNEYERQQIEAINQDLPFDFNPPALDSCG from the coding sequence ATGCCGCAAAGTTCGCCAAGCTACACTACTACCTGGATCGACAGTGTCAGCAAAGTTGCCCCCGAAGTTTGGAATGCTTTAGCCAAGCCCCTCAAAACCCCATTCTTTGAATGGGAATGGCTGACGAACCTGGAGTCCTCCGGTAGCGCCTCCGCCCAACAAGGCTGGCTGCCCCATCACCTGCTGGTGTGGGCGGGAAACGATCTTGCGGCGATCGCGCCGCTTTACCTCAAAGGCCATAGCTATGGCGAATTTGTCTTCGACCACCAGTGGGCAGATTTAGCCCATCGCCTCGGCATCGAATATTATCCCAAACTGCTTGGTATGGCTCCCTTTACGCCTGCTGAGGGTTATCGCTTTCTGATGCTACCCGATCGCCCTGATGAAGATAAACTAATCGATCTGATCGTGTCTGAAATCGATCGCTTTTGCGATCGGCAGAATATTTCTAGCTGTCACTTCCTCTACATCGATCCAGAATGGAAATCTAAATTGGAGTCGCGCGGCTATACGGCATGGCTGCATCACAGTTACATTTGGGAAAATCAACGCTTTAGTAACTTCGACGACTATCTCAAAAATTTTAATGCGAATCAACGCCGCAATATCAAACGCGAGCGCAAGGCGGTTAATAACGCTGGCCTCACCATGCGCGTGTATACAGGCGATGGGATTCCACATCATCTATTTAGCTTTATGTACGACCTCTACAGCGATACCTGCGATAAGTTTGGCTGGTGGGGCAGCAAATATCTCAATCGCAAATTCTTTGAGCAGTTGGAGCATTCCTTTCGCGATCGCGTCGTCTTTGTCGCCGCCGAAGCTGAGGGGATATCCAAACCAGTTGGCATGTCATTTTGCATTCGTAAAGGCGATCGGCTCTACGGTCGTTACTGGGGTTGCATGCAGGAGATCGAGTGCTTGCACTTTGATGCTTGCTACTATACGCCTATTGACTGGGCGATCGCGGAGGGCATTCAGGTATTCGATCCGGGGGCGGGTGGCAGGCACAAAAAGCGGCGCGGTTTTCCAGCCTTGCCCAATTACAGTCTGCATCGATTCTATCGCCCTCGACTGCGCCAAATTCTACTGCCCCATATCCATGAAGTAAATGAATACGAGCGGCAGCAGATCGAAGCCATCAATCAAGATCTGCCGTTTGATTTTAACCCGCCCGCGCTAGATTCCTGCGGCTAG
- a CDS encoding phosphoglucomutase/phosphomannomutase family protein produces the protein MSATTGMQPPIHFGTDGWRGVIADEFTFARLTAIAPVAARVLADTFGASTSSNTVVVGYDRRFLSPEFAKSVADSLCAAGFDVQLAQSFAPTPAFSWAAYNQKALGALVITASHNPPAYSGLKIKGAFGGSVAPAITKQVESILNNANSNAPEARSPGKLTVFDPWASYCEELRSKVDLAAIRKAILNGELVVFTDVMHGAAATGLEQILEIPSDRSGAPSGLKEINASADPLFGGNSPEPLPRYIQELLRQMRAYRAEHPQQLLVGFVFDGDSDRIAAVDGDGNFLSTQNLIPILLEHLSQRRGLQGEFIKTISGSDLMPRVAALYGLPVYETPVGFKYVADRMLAGDKVLLGGEESGGIGYSTHIPERDALLSALYLLEALALTKQDLSQLYRDLQVKTGFFSHYDRIDKHLSSLEAKNRLVQYLQATPLQEIDGRKVVDVNAIDGFKFRLEDDSWLLVRFSGTEPVLRLYCEAATSEIVDRTLAWISNWVEQF, from the coding sequence ATGTCTGCAACTACAGGTATGCAACCCCCTATTCACTTTGGTACCGATGGCTGGCGTGGTGTGATCGCGGATGAGTTTACGTTTGCGCGGCTGACCGCCATTGCGCCTGTAGCTGCACGAGTGCTGGCCGATACATTCGGTGCGTCTACATCCAGTAATACTGTAGTCGTTGGTTACGATCGCCGCTTCCTATCGCCAGAATTTGCGAAAAGCGTTGCCGACTCGCTCTGTGCGGCGGGGTTTGACGTGCAGTTAGCGCAATCTTTTGCTCCTACCCCCGCTTTTAGTTGGGCGGCCTATAACCAGAAGGCATTGGGTGCCTTAGTCATCACTGCCAGTCACAATCCGCCAGCCTATTCCGGTCTGAAAATTAAAGGTGCGTTCGGTGGCTCGGTGGCTCCTGCCATAACTAAGCAGGTGGAGTCCATTCTTAATAATGCCAATAGCAATGCACCTGAGGCGCGATCGCCAGGTAAGCTGACTGTATTCGATCCGTGGGCGAGCTACTGCGAGGAATTGCGCTCTAAGGTCGATCTGGCGGCAATTCGCAAGGCTATTCTCAATGGTGAGTTAGTCGTATTTACTGACGTGATGCACGGTGCAGCGGCAACTGGCCTGGAGCAGATTCTGGAAATACCATCCGATCGCAGTGGTGCCCCCAGTGGCTTGAAGGAAATTAATGCCAGCGCCGATCCGTTATTTGGCGGTAACTCGCCGGAGCCATTACCGCGCTATATCCAGGAATTGCTGAGACAAATGAGGGCTTACCGCGCCGAACATCCCCAGCAGTTACTGGTCGGGTTCGTGTTTGATGGCGATAGCGATCGCATAGCGGCTGTGGATGGCGATGGCAATTTCCTGAGCACGCAAAATCTCATTCCCATCCTGCTAGAGCATTTATCGCAGCGACGGGGCTTGCAGGGCGAGTTTATTAAAACGATTAGCGGCTCGGACTTGATGCCCAGGGTGGCGGCATTGTACGGCCTGCCAGTCTATGAAACTCCGGTGGGATTTAAGTACGTTGCCGATCGCATGTTGGCGGGTGACAAGGTGCTGCTAGGCGGCGAGGAGTCGGGTGGCATCGGCTACAGTACCCATATACCCGAGCGCGACGCACTGCTGTCGGCGTTGTATTTACTAGAAGCACTCGCTCTAACCAAGCAAGATCTGAGTCAGCTTTATCGAGATTTGCAGGTCAAAACAGGATTCTTTTCGCATTACGATCGTATCGATAAGCATCTATCTAGTTTGGAAGCCAAAAACCGCCTCGTGCAGTATTTGCAAGCTACTCCTTTGCAGGAGATCGATGGGCGTAAGGTCGTGGATGTCAATGCGATCGACGGCTTTAAGTTCCGCCTGGAGGATGATAGCTGGCTGTTGGTGAGGTTTAGCGGCACCGAACCCGTATTGCGACTTTATTGCGAAGCGGCGACATCCGAGATCGTGGATCGCACTTTGGCATGGATATCTAATTGGGTGGAACAGTTTTAA
- a CDS encoding Uma2 family endonuclease — translation MVATSDRILMTAEEYLAWEPTQEGRHEYWDGEVVAMSGGTRNHNRVSGNFFNLLDNALVDRPCDVYIVDVKVQVEPGRKYFYPDVVVTCDDRDRDTQIVQFPCLVVEVLSPSTEAIDRGIKFAKYRQFATLQEYILVQVEQPGVEVFRRNERGQWVLSEYALGDRLHLESVGVELAIADLYRQVQFENTNLEFSG, via the coding sequence ATGGTTGCCACATCCGATCGCATCTTGATGACCGCCGAGGAATATCTGGCTTGGGAACCAACCCAGGAAGGCCGCCATGAATATTGGGATGGCGAAGTAGTCGCCATGAGTGGCGGTACTCGCAACCACAATCGCGTTTCTGGAAATTTCTTTAATCTTCTAGATAATGCCCTTGTCGATCGCCCTTGTGATGTTTACATTGTTGATGTCAAAGTTCAAGTAGAACCAGGGCGGAAGTACTTTTATCCTGATGTCGTAGTTACTTGCGACGATCGCGATCGCGATACCCAGATCGTACAATTCCCGTGCTTGGTTGTGGAAGTTCTATCACCCTCTACTGAAGCGATCGACCGAGGCATCAAATTTGCTAAATATCGTCAATTTGCCACACTGCAAGAATATATCCTGGTGCAAGTCGAACAACCAGGCGTGGAGGTTTTCCGACGTAACGAGCGAGGCCAGTGGGTACTGTCGGAGTATGCTTTAGGCGATCGCCTGCACCTCGAATCTGTAGGCGTAGAATTGGCGATCGCCGACCTGTATCGTCAAGTGCAGTTTGAGAACACTAATTTAGAATTCAGTGGATGA
- a CDS encoding NF041680 family putative transposase — MISLDKLEQFRKYTYEIIGNGRDALFDLMDAVLTSRSVSSFVELSLSPLFRREWSSIYEALQDSHPPREDLMKQYIQQMPAAEVTILAGDHTAWSRPYAVTLQERTYEHQPQPGVGSKPVTVGQGYSTIAWIPESEGSFALPLRHERITSFENPIQKAASQLRLVCAEIPGTVLFLGDGEYGCAPFLQQTADIPCIKLLRLRPNRVLYHAPKDYEGHGRPHKHGEKFSLKDSDTWSIPQADITIAEPKLGRLQIRRWPNLHLKQAADHPFTLILVERLDMPESKPLWLIWVAKDEPILSEVWQKYLRRFAIEHWYRLVRQRLHWTIPQLSTPAQMETWSDLMPLLTWQLWLARELVQDSPLPWQKPMTKLSPGRVANAFALVLVRIGSPSPDPKPRGKSPGWPLGKKRTQRIRYPTVKKRYAKPLKKASAATA, encoded by the coding sequence ATGATTAGTTTGGATAAACTTGAGCAATTTCGCAAGTACACGTACGAAATTATAGGGAACGGGAGAGATGCGCTGTTCGACTTGATGGATGCGGTACTGACGAGTCGGAGTGTTTCATCGTTTGTGGAACTTTCGTTAAGCCCATTATTTCGGAGGGAGTGGTCGAGTATCTATGAAGCACTGCAAGATAGTCATCCTCCACGTGAAGACTTGATGAAGCAATACATACAGCAAATGCCGGCAGCAGAGGTGACGATATTGGCGGGCGACCATACAGCCTGGTCGCGTCCCTATGCGGTGACATTACAAGAACGCACCTACGAACATCAACCTCAACCGGGAGTAGGAAGCAAACCTGTTACGGTGGGGCAAGGATACAGCACAATTGCCTGGATTCCAGAGTCAGAAGGGAGTTTTGCCTTACCGTTGCGGCATGAGCGGATCACCAGTTTCGAGAACCCGATTCAGAAAGCCGCTAGTCAGTTACGCTTGGTTTGTGCGGAAATTCCTGGGACTGTGCTTTTCCTGGGGGATGGCGAGTATGGGTGCGCACCATTTTTGCAGCAAACAGCAGACATCCCGTGTATCAAGCTGCTCAGGCTACGCCCCAACCGGGTTCTGTATCATGCCCCAAAGGATTACGAGGGGCATGGGCGACCCCATAAGCATGGAGAGAAATTTAGCCTCAAAGACTCTGACACTTGGTCTATTCCCCAAGCAGACATCACAATTGCAGAGCCTAAACTGGGACGATTGCAAATTCGTCGATGGCCAAACCTGCACTTAAAGCAAGCCGCAGACCATCCCTTTACACTCATTCTGGTCGAACGTCTTGATATGCCTGAATCGAAACCCCTGTGGTTGATTTGGGTCGCTAAAGACGAGCCAATCTTGAGTGAGGTATGGCAAAAATATCTGCGCAGATTTGCCATTGAGCATTGGTATCGCTTGGTGCGTCAACGTCTCCATTGGACAATCCCTCAGCTTTCTACCCCTGCTCAGATGGAGACTTGGTCGGACTTGATGCCTTTACTTACTTGGCAATTGTGGCTCGCTCGTGAACTTGTCCAAGACTCTCCTCTGCCTTGGCAGAAACCGATGACTAAATTGTCTCCTGGTCGAGTTGCAAATGCTTTTGCTTTAGTTTTGGTCAGGATTGGCTCTCCTTCCCCTGACCCTAAACCTCGCGGTAAGTCTCCAGGTTGGCCTCTTGGGAAAAAACGAACCCAACGGATTCGTTATCCTACTGTCAAAAAACGCTATGCCAAGCCCCTCAAAAAAGCTTCCGCTGCAACTGCTTAG
- a CDS encoding plasmid pRiA4b ORF-3 family protein — MFSPLIKSQPLTDAHKQLLHQQAIAEDSPGAILHDFQILLELLQPNGIALSGVKNLLPMRSLADINQKLSHPIDIKLSRPVLKSYPYINGLYLLLRSSGLALLATQGKKQILTLDPEAMRLWETLNPTERYFNLLGIWLQRANPEAIGGYYEPLGILTKILLFWSRIPDKGAVYENYQRQEDLRLPELYNVALLELFGFIAIERGKTEEGKGWRIKRIKRLPFGNAMMGLLSSLSSNFDFEKLMLSIEKNEPKIVEWQEAIQPYFPEWQNNLAIAEHEFQTGIFVFKVTLHKAWRRIAIPSQLSLDDLSYAILNAFKFDSDHLYEYRYKDRFGLEARVGHPYLEESPSTDDVRIGDLPLHPGSTMIFHFDFGDDWEFQVVLEQVEPPNPKVKKSKILESHGKAPKQYPDWDEEDEWGKYAED; from the coding sequence ATGTTTAGCCCGCTCATCAAATCCCAACCCCTCACAGACGCGCACAAACAGCTATTGCACCAACAAGCGATCGCCGAAGATAGTCCTGGTGCCATCTTGCACGATTTTCAGATCTTGCTGGAGCTTTTGCAACCCAATGGCATAGCACTCAGTGGGGTGAAAAATCTATTGCCAATGCGATCGCTGGCCGATATCAATCAAAAACTCTCTCACCCCATTGATATCAAACTCAGTCGCCCAGTTCTAAAGTCATATCCATATATCAATGGTTTATATCTCCTCCTGAGATCGTCGGGATTAGCATTGCTCGCTACTCAAGGCAAAAAACAAATTCTAACGCTAGATCCAGAAGCGATGCGATTGTGGGAAACTCTCAATCCTACAGAGCGCTATTTTAACCTCTTGGGAATTTGGCTACAGAGGGCTAATCCCGAAGCGATCGGTGGCTATTACGAACCTCTCGGCATATTGACGAAAATCCTCCTCTTTTGGTCGCGGATTCCCGATAAAGGAGCAGTCTACGAAAACTATCAACGACAGGAAGACTTGAGGCTACCTGAACTCTACAACGTCGCTCTCCTGGAACTATTTGGATTTATTGCCATAGAAAGGGGAAAAACAGAGGAAGGAAAAGGATGGCGCATTAAACGTATAAAACGTCTGCCCTTTGGTAACGCGATGATGGGATTGCTGTCGAGTCTCTCAAGCAACTTTGATTTTGAGAAGTTGATGTTGTCAATAGAGAAAAATGAACCCAAGATCGTGGAGTGGCAGGAAGCTATTCAGCCCTACTTCCCCGAATGGCAAAATAATCTCGCGATCGCAGAGCATGAATTCCAAACAGGCATTTTCGTGTTTAAAGTTACGCTCCATAAAGCATGGCGACGCATTGCCATTCCCTCCCAACTTAGCTTAGACGATTTGAGTTATGCTATTCTTAATGCCTTTAAATTTGATAGCGATCATCTATATGAATATCGCTACAAAGACCGTTTTGGCCTTGAAGCAAGAGTAGGACATCCATATCTTGAAGAGTCTCCCAGCACTGATGACGTAAGAATTGGCGATCTGCCTTTACATCCAGGGAGTACAATGATATTCCACTTCGATTTTGGCGATGACTGGGAATTTCAAGTCGTGCTGGAGCAAGTCGAGCCACCCAATCCTAAAGTCAAGAAATCAAAGATTCTAGAGTCGCATGGCAAAGCCCCAAAACAATATCCTGATTGGGATGAAGAAGATGAATGGGGTAAGTATGCAGAAGATTAA
- a CDS encoding GNAT family N-acetyltransferase: MIVTLRPATPDDLDLLRHWDEQPQVIASDPNDDWDWEVELHRNPDWREQLIAELGDRPIGFIQIIDPAREDSHYWGDVAENLRAIDIWIGEESDLGKGYGTKMMQLALKRCFADPAVTAVLIDPLASNTRAIRFYERLGFQFVERRQFGDDDCLVYQLQRTDWLA; this comes from the coding sequence ATGATTGTAACCTTACGCCCCGCTACCCCCGACGATCTGGATCTACTGCGACATTGGGACGAGCAACCGCAAGTAATTGCATCAGACCCCAACGATGACTGGGATTGGGAGGTGGAACTGCATCGCAACCCTGACTGGCGCGAGCAACTGATTGCAGAACTAGGCGATCGCCCCATTGGATTTATCCAGATTATCGACCCAGCGCGCGAGGATAGCCACTATTGGGGCGATGTTGCTGAAAATCTCCGCGCTATAGACATCTGGATTGGGGAAGAAAGCGATTTGGGCAAAGGTTACGGCACCAAAATGATGCAGCTCGCCCTCAAACGCTGTTTTGCCGATCCTGCTGTAACAGCCGTACTGATCGATCCGCTAGCCAGCAACACTCGTGCCATCCGCTTCTACGAACGACTGGGCTTCCAATTCGTCGAGCGCCGCCAGTTTGGCGATGACGACTGCCTCGTTTACCAATTGCAGCGAACGGATTGGCTCGCATAA
- a CDS encoding photosystem II S4 domain protein, whose translation MLPRDLLNGVENREAIARLLDGGDRAVQKWEIVCSDFLSPPELAEATQILSKLTEIHFLAWGGYAQAERQRVAIARAELPLEQNAVELAAVDISGNFLFDPASHRDFLGALLGTGIERQKVGDLIVLGEKGAQAILVPELVPYLEMNLAQVRTVPVRVRSIDLADLKVRLPQQKELSTVEASLRLDAIASFGFGMSRSKMVDLISGEDVRVNWKTVSQPSYQLKSGDLIAIRGKGRLTVGEIAVTKKNRYRVQLSRFV comes from the coding sequence ATGCTGCCACGGGACTTGCTCAATGGTGTAGAAAATCGGGAAGCGATCGCTCGATTGCTCGATGGGGGCGATCGGGCCGTGCAGAAGTGGGAGATCGTTTGTAGTGATTTTCTCTCACCGCCTGAGTTAGCAGAGGCAACCCAAATTTTAAGCAAGCTAACGGAGATACATTTTCTGGCTTGGGGTGGCTACGCCCAAGCAGAAAGGCAAAGGGTGGCGATCGCCAGAGCCGAGCTGCCATTAGAACAGAATGCGGTGGAACTCGCTGCCGTAGATATATCAGGTAATTTTCTATTCGATCCGGCTTCCCATAGAGATTTTTTGGGTGCGCTGCTTGGCACTGGAATCGAACGTCAGAAGGTAGGCGACTTGATTGTTCTTGGCGAAAAGGGCGCGCAAGCTATTCTGGTACCTGAACTAGTACCGTATTTGGAAATGAATCTCGCGCAGGTGCGAACGGTACCAGTGCGAGTGCGATCGATCGATCTGGCAGATTTAAAGGTGCGTCTGCCCCAGCAGAAAGAACTCTCGACCGTAGAAGCATCATTAAGGTTAGATGCGATCGCTTCGTTCGGTTTTGGCATGTCCCGCAGCAAGATGGTTGACCTGATCTCTGGCGAAGATGTGCGCGTCAATTGGAAAACCGTCTCTCAGCCCAGCTATCAGCTCAAAAGTGGCGATCTGATTGCGATTCGGGGTAAAGGACGGCTTACCGTCGGTGAAATTGCCGTAACTAAGAAAAATCGCTACCGCGTCCAACTCAGCCGCTTCGTGTAG
- a CDS encoding NACHT domain-containing protein — protein sequence MLEVDWQEICGQKEANAPVMGDGETPTEIEIEALVREVRQKCEGDIQTRCGTMRVLDMSCPIGLGDIYTNVNILEKISAKSRKSIEEMLQGFDLENFDRFGLGGIQKTIPGLEAVAAHSKLIILGKPGAGKTTFLKHLAMQCHAGRLQADRVPVFISLKDFAESPGQPSLLEFIAARWAGCGVGDRQAAEKILAAGRALILLDGLDEVREADSKRVLTEIREESIRFRNSNFVVTCRIAAREYAFEQFTEVEVADFSDEQIAEFAGKWFAQKQVTAKSFIDKLKESKPIKELATNPLLLTLLCLVFEESGNFAPNRSELYKEGLDILLKKWSAKRGIERDWAYKSLSVQKREDMLSQIALTTFAAGDYFFKQKQVEGYIKDYIRNTLNANTDEELLNLDSEGVLKAIEAQHGLLVERASGIYSFSHLTFHEYLTAREIVNNPDPQELAKVQMELVSHITEKRWREVFLLAVGMSRSADYLLQLMKQKIDSLLATDLKLQDFLAWVWEKSNSIEKYKPAAVRAFYFARARDLARARARDLALALARDRARDLALDLDLARARARARARAHIEPGSEFYHALQALRDRLPDPKGDRKTFRPWWEGDGKVWIEEFRQVLIKYRNIGHDWQFSDTQKDLLKQYYDANKLLVDCLKSDCYVSKPVRRKIEDTLLLPIAMIEKYEEPGD from the coding sequence GTGCTGGAGGTGGACTGGCAGGAAATCTGCGGGCAGAAGGAGGCTAATGCTCCGGTGATGGGCGATGGAGAAACACCTACTGAGATCGAGATCGAGGCGCTCGTGCGAGAGGTACGGCAGAAATGCGAAGGCGATATCCAGACGCGGTGTGGGACGATGCGGGTGCTGGATATGTCATGCCCGATTGGGTTGGGCGATATCTACACCAACGTCAATATCCTGGAGAAGATCTCGGCAAAAAGTCGTAAGAGTATTGAGGAAATGCTCCAAGGCTTCGACCTGGAGAATTTCGACCGCTTCGGTCTGGGCGGCATCCAAAAGACAATACCGGGGCTAGAAGCAGTTGCCGCGCACTCGAAGCTGATAATTTTGGGCAAGCCGGGGGCGGGTAAAACTACATTCTTGAAACATCTGGCGATGCAATGCCATGCCGGACGCTTGCAAGCGGATCGCGTGCCTGTTTTTATTTCGCTGAAGGATTTTGCCGAAAGCCCAGGCCAACCGAGTTTGTTGGAGTTTATCGCCGCACGCTGGGCGGGATGCGGCGTTGGCGATCGGCAGGCAGCAGAAAAAATCTTGGCGGCGGGTAGAGCGTTAATTTTATTAGATGGTTTGGATGAGGTGCGGGAAGCCGATAGTAAGCGAGTCTTGACGGAGATAAGGGAAGAATCTATAAGATTTCGCAACAGTAACTTTGTCGTCACCTGCCGCATTGCTGCCAGGGAATACGCGTTCGAGCAGTTTACGGAGGTGGAGGTCGCGGATTTCAGCGACGAGCAGATCGCCGAATTTGCAGGGAAGTGGTTCGCCCAAAAACAAGTAACTGCTAAAAGCTTTATCGATAAGCTGAAAGAAAGCAAACCAATTAAAGAATTGGCGACCAACCCTCTATTACTGACGCTGCTTTGCCTCGTGTTTGAGGAATCGGGCAATTTCGCACCCAATCGTTCCGAACTGTATAAAGAGGGATTGGATATACTGCTAAAAAAATGGAGTGCCAAGCGCGGCATCGAACGCGACTGGGCTTACAAATCCCTTTCCGTGCAAAAGCGGGAGGATATGCTGAGTCAAATTGCCCTGACAACCTTCGCGGCGGGGGATTATTTCTTCAAGCAAAAACAGGTCGAAGGTTATATCAAAGACTATATCCGCAATACTCTCAATGCTAACACCGACGAAGAGTTGCTAAACCTTGATAGCGAAGGGGTATTGAAAGCGATCGAAGCACAACACGGTTTGTTGGTGGAAAGAGCCAGCGGCATTTATTCGTTTTCCCATTTGACGTTTCACGAGTATCTGACGGCAAGAGAAATTGTCAACAATCCGGATCCGCAGGAATTGGCGAAAGTTCAAATGGAACTGGTGAGCCATATTACTGAAAAGCGCTGGCGCGAAGTGTTTTTGCTGGCGGTGGGGATGTCGCGCAGTGCCGACTACCTGCTGCAACTGATGAAACAGAAAATCGACAGTCTGTTAGCCACAGATCTTAAATTACAAGATTTTTTGGCATGGGTCTGGGAAAAGTCCAATTCGATAGAGAAATATAAACCTGCCGCCGTCAGAGCCTTCTACTTCGCCCGCGCCCGCGACCTCGCCCGCGCCCGCGCCCGCGACCTCGCCCTCGCCCTCGCCCGCGACCGCGCCCGCGACCTCGCCCTCGACCTCGACCTCGCCCGCGCCCGCGCCCGCGCCCGCGCCCGCGCCCATATCGAGCCAGGCTCTGAATTTTACCACGCGCTGCAAGCGCTAAGGGATCGGTTACCCGATCCCAAAGGAGATCGGAAAACCTTCAGACCATGGTGGGAGGGCGACGGAAAAGTTTGGATTGAGGAGTTCAGACAAGTGCTAATTAAATATCGCAATATCGGCCACGACTGGCAGTTTAGCGATACCCAGAAGGATTTGCTGAAGCAGTATTACGATGCGAATAAGCTGCTGGTAGATTGTCTTAAAAGCGATTGTTATGTCAGCAAACCTGTGCGACGGAAGATTGAGGATACTTTGCTGTTACCGATCGCTATGATAGAAAAATACGAGGAACCGGGCGATTGA
- a CDS encoding thiazole synthase, which produces MPTQLQPTTISPENTPTSGSDLGIKQLEIAGRKFNSRLMTGTGKYTNFEVMRAAIAASGSEIVTVAVRRVQTNAPGHEGLAEALDWSKYWLLPNTAGCQTAEEAVRVARLGREMAKILGQEDNNFVKLEVIPDAKYLLPDPIGTYRAAEQLVKEGFAVLPYINADPLLAKALEEIGCATVMPLGSPIGSGQGIKNAANIAIIIDRAQVPVVVDAGIGVPSEAAAAMEMGADALLINTAIAQASDPVSMATGMRMAAEAGRMAYLAGRIPIKAYASASSPLTGTVNS; this is translated from the coding sequence ATGCCTACACAGTTACAGCCCACCACTATATCGCCTGAAAACACCCCTACTTCTGGCTCCGATCTTGGAATTAAGCAGCTAGAAATTGCAGGACGGAAGTTTAACTCGCGCTTAATGACTGGTACGGGTAAATATACCAATTTTGAAGTCATGCGAGCGGCGATCGCTGCTAGCGGTAGCGAAATCGTCACGGTAGCAGTGCGGCGGGTGCAAACTAATGCACCAGGTCACGAGGGTTTAGCAGAAGCGCTGGACTGGAGCAAATACTGGTTATTACCAAACACGGCGGGATGCCAGACTGCTGAGGAGGCAGTGCGGGTGGCGCGGCTGGGGAGAGAAATGGCTAAGATCCTCGGGCAGGAGGACAACAATTTCGTGAAGCTGGAAGTAATTCCCGATGCCAAGTATTTACTCCCAGATCCAATTGGTACTTATCGCGCTGCCGAACAACTAGTCAAAGAAGGTTTTGCCGTTCTGCCTTACATCAATGCTGACCCGCTCTTAGCAAAAGCCTTAGAAGAAATTGGCTGTGCGACCGTGATGCCGCTCGGTTCGCCGATTGGATCGGGGCAGGGCATTAAAAATGCCGCCAATATCGCCATTATTATCGATCGCGCCCAAGTTCCCGTAGTAGTAGATGCTGGGATTGGGGTGCCCAGCGAAGCGGCAGCAGCAATGGAAATGGGTGCAGATGCGTTGTTGATTAATACGGCGATCGCCCAGGCTAGCGATCCGGTAAGTATGGCAACTGGCATGAGAATGGCTGCGGAGGCGGGCAGAATGGCTTATTTAGCTGGGCGCATTCCAATTAAAGCCTACGCTAGTGCCAGTTCCCCCCTAACTGGCACCGTTAATAGCTAA